One genomic window of Anoplolepis gracilipes chromosome 5, ASM4749672v1, whole genome shotgun sequence includes the following:
- the Zfh2 gene encoding zinc finger homeobox protein 3 isoform X1 — MPSSEPHPLYHLQHHNISPSHIQQHTPSAIEHQLFQQLVAVHHHQQQQQRQQQHGGPFQNSTYAQQKQEMSPEEEGGRGGGSPPAAGAVLHQPHHPRTASPPSGTEPCTRDAIPTPTPIADTTTTTTTTMTMQSQGQQQQQGPSPSPSPTGGDVEKFDGKIVYNPDGSAYIFEGESELSEDDSLPDGCIVDGRGVSVPHSLVFPQIANAYYVSRLYAHQAYQQQQQQQQQRSTAQQHNPDLPVMHSYRVISYRSAEGSKQQATPKFTAPPSPASVPIKPILMCFICKLSFGYAKSFVAHAQGEHQLTLMEDERQILSQSTASAIIQAVGRGKQPLVSFLEPVTNLACPQALPAQLPSQQQQQRNESNEHETTTTNTPASTPSVPSSPQQQQQQTQRPSPSTPTTPTSHSNHPLTYNHQQHQWTGAQVSAVSWAKAPDVMHYSSPPPSASSAKGSPSSYALTHPQNPPSYSGGTTIGVCADHMQGRPSGVECGRCELILATSRLASAGGPLAGIHSRNSCKTLKCPKCNWHYKYQETLEIHMKEKHPENETSCIYCIAGQPHPRLARGETYTCGYKPYRCEVCNYSTTTKGNLSIHMQSDKHLNNMQELQQGSGGSTATSNPSSSQEAPMPTRSPHHQQNHNPHLAAQSSNQSKPKHSFRCDVCNYETNVARNLRIHMTSEKHTHNSLVLHQNIKHMQTLSVLSQHHQAQQHHQQAQQHQQQLEQLLHLGGLDKPQHAEAALADMAYNQALLIQMMTGGPLPQQLPPEIMANMAAMTNLGGDVGLSPDSMEPPPEPADQDPSHLYHCCVCNNFATDSLEALGHHLAIDRTRTREGEILTVLNAHFICKLCSYKTNLKANFQLHCKTDKHLQRLQHVNHVKEGGPRNEWKLKYLASPTSAAQLRCHACDYYTNSAHKLALHAASPRHEAAALLLRHLIEASNNIQNPAKVYHCALCTFNTKHRLPLLQHVKSMRHFQMEQLHQLHRRSSLQGNETPHTDISDVFQVLSDPDAPSTQQPSPTTPTTPNATSSNNERREEGSECGSEVKQEPDNDPEPEVEPENDQDEITCLYCTYQPTSREELRQHLQVAHVDSEEKTETMKEEPTPELLCPLCQDGFKERPALEKHVMQIHSVNTDGLQRLLLLVDQSHWLNNPRNTSTPAVTVATTPTSPTTTTKPHQEEDMSERSGNDDIEEVTRTVCTVCGRTYRSPEDLQQHHRENHPATMLTLAVSEKHVYKYRCGQCSLAFKTLEKVQQHSQYHAIRDATKCTLCGRSFRSVQALQRHLESTHDLHEDDLLQYKQNLHAHPLFQALTEETLKRQNLFSEQNTEDDAGRGDEEESDASDSSPGGKEQRLLEDYLNSQTMAEDSYQDANRKFKCHRCKVAFTRQSYLTGHNKTLLHRKGEKMSYPMEKYLDPNRPYKCDVCKESFTQKNILLVHYNSVSHLHKLKRAMVQEQGNNTLISVVPPASPTESPDSQQDQDKKPYKCNICKVAYSQGSTLDIHMRSVLHQTRTSKLQDLAASGQVDLARPLIEQPSPTSPTSSPVNSNTSNASGMLCCSRCSALFVNQEQLATHQQLYCIFSNPLALFQQLAASQQMTSSTPPTKTPPPTSTTPGPQQHMQQATQHSSQDILSQPRHKTSQMYKHLLESFGFDLVMQFNENHQRRQRKEEEAAAALQAQQEQQKQEQQKQALAAQAAQEKEEEADEAQMDDDVIPELTRSTCQHCNKEFSSVWVLKAHCEEVHRDLVPREFLEKYAQQFKCEYEKKSVVVTVATSSSTTTAPRSSTPAAAQPQDLSSDKESREKEKEESTECKERISRTPEATSTTPTTTPALSNTPVSSTDSATPTVLPTNSHHISQQQQSQQTQQQQQQQHSQLTFAQQMSEMQAALNAMAASQLQQHLQQYPGLMMGMMGLPFSLNVPALAAMNLQPPLVPMMLPPPPYDGAAAAAYPPINQADLLAKQHLALQQQQAAAAANAAASQKRARTRITDEQLKILRGHFDINNSPGEEQILEMAAQSGLPPKVIKHWFRNTLFKERQRNKDSPYNFNNPPSTTLNLEEYEKTGEAKVTPLNSSVSGSSSDDKSPNKQVTPPPMQNASTSQLTEIKQEMPEQLQCQQQQQIQQHQEEQQHHSPGSSGGQQSRPHSPALSMSSVFSGIHHDVSSHPPSTTNAPSTPMLPPKLAPQNFANPTPGTGNVVSNAIVGMALTPQRSLSPGRGPTDYSFGGNSNGSNTSGGSSGKRANRTRFTDYQIKVLQEFFENNAYPKDDDLEYLSKLLGLSPRVIVVWFQNARQKARKVYENQPAAEPVTAGGRENDDGSGRFQRTPGLNYQCKKCLLVFQRYYELIRHQKTHCFKEEDAKRSAQAQAAAAQVAAVLSSEDSNSSSTTTTNNTVANNPSAAPALTEQLQQPLNTATPPHQHQQQTLSQTHQQSQQQSQQQQSQQQQSQTESKESSYQCEKCNLVFGRFELWREHQLVHIMNPSLFPPNYPPDTPFGILQQQALNATSGVTTDTPHPLIAMMQKRKYEDSEEGTGSDNRLNSEHNEQPKDKRLRTTILPEQLDYLYQKYQIESNPSRKMLETIAREVGLKKRVVQVWFQNTRARERKGQFRAHSQVINKRCPFCPALFKVKSALESHLSSKHADQVARGEVNIDNIPDEELSMESAPSNSSTAHMMPPLFPPLNSDMEAIKSIKTTYYEEMKRYFSELANASNGKQDLPSIANHQNIFSSGGESPLDLSKPVDLSRPMKLTLGSLSSLLEEQHSLNTAAHFRGGSDCGPLTDLSERSICDDDSMSETTEFLDDESGPASPASSTQSSRQGPASGSTGNTSGPPVTSAQSSGGNSTGQSGGKRYRTQMSGTQVKVMKSLFSDYKTPTMAECEMLGREIGLPKRVVQVWFQNARAKEKKARLAAGLPAESSAIQPHRGPTGPDECRLCSVRYSAKTPLQEHVFSRRHIESVRVAVEEGSLVPPTPGAPIVPGNGGGNSGGPGISNSPVVATTSQQISQQQQSDENMMYGSVFLHPTAMFQSQQQQQQQQHPAGATASAASTTTVAAAGLSGGLLGGGLMSLHVEGGTQVQVPRALMQAFLQQDPNHPGLETVRLPCVPDETNVAPAPASQHCREAEIELCLVCRRCGRAYPQESTLLAHQRSCYLGNQQRRGALRLVQMRYACSLCEPGVLTRTYATVNEWRRHAETLQHRTRLEATQQQQQQQHQQQQFDGGAQSGEETNPLTDEMEDVVNQITLLAARAAAESTTSGQPQVGERTGGQDNNNGPDAKRQKLVQEVTALAGAR; from the exons ATGCCCTCCAGTGAGCCTCATCCCCTGTACCACCTTCAGCACCATAATATTTCTCCGTCGCATATACAGCAACACACGCCGAGCGCGATCGAGCATCAATTATTTCAGCAGCTGGTGGCGGTTCATCATcatcagcagcagcaacagcgaCAGCAGCAACACGGCGGGCCCTTTCAAAATTCCACGTACGCGCAACAGAAGCAGGAGATGAGCCCGGAGGAGGAGGGGGGTCGAGGGGGTGGGTCCCCCCCGGCGGCTGGGGCTGTGCTACACCAGCCCCACCACCCCCGCACGGCCAGTCCACCTTCGGGCACGGAACCCTGCACTCGCGACGCGATACCGACACCTACACCTATCGCGgacaccaccaccaccacgaCCACTACTATGACGATGCAATCGCAGGgtcagcagcaacagcaagGCCCTAGTCCGAGTCCGAGTCCGACAGGCGGCGATGTGGAGAAATTCGACGGTAAGATCGTCTATAATCCGGATGGGTCGGCCTACATCTTCGAGGGTGAGAGCGAACTCAGCGAAGATGACTCTCTACCCGACGGTTGTATAGTGGATGGGCGCGGTGTATCAGTTCCTCACTCTTTAGTTTTTCCGCAAATCGCGAACGCGTATTATGTATCGCGATTGTACGCGCATCAGGCCtatcaacaacaacaacaacagcagcaacaacGCTCGACCGCTCAACAGCACAATCCCGATCTTCCCGTGATGCATAGTTATCGGGTGATCAGTTACAGGAGCGCAGAGGGTAGTAAACAGCAAGCTACTCCCAAGTTCACGGCGCCACCATCGCCTGCATCAGTGCCCATCAAACCTATTTTAATGTGTTTCATATGCAAGCTCAGTTTTGGATACGCGAAGAGTTTCGTCGCGCACGCTCAGGGCGAGCATCAACTTACTTTAATGGAAGACGAACGACAAATACTCTCACAATCGACAGCGTCGGCCATCATTCAGGCTGTGGGTAGAGGAAAGCAGCCACTTGTTAGTTTCCTAGAGCCTGTCACGAATTTGGCTTGCCCTCAGGCGTTACCCGCGCAATTACCAAGTCAACAGCAACAACAGCGTAACGAGTCTAACGAACACGAGACAACGACAACGAACACACCGGCGAGTACACCTAGTGTACCTAGTAGTCctcaacagcagcagcaacagacGCAGCGACCCTCGCCGAGTACTCCCACAACACCGACGTCACACTCGAATCATCCTCTCACATACAATCATCAACAGCATCAATGGACCGGCGCACAAGTTAGTGCCGTATCCTGGGCCAAAGCTCCCGATGTCATGCATTATAGCTCACCACCGCCGTCGGCTTCGTCAGCTAAAGGATCTCCATCTTCATACGCACTTACTCACCCTCAGAATCCGCCAAGTTACAGTGGCGGTACCACGATAGGTGTGTGTGCGGATCACATGCAAGGCAGGCCAAGCGGAGTAGAGTGCGGTAGGTGTGAATTGATATTAGCTACGAGTCGACTCGCCAGTGCCGGCGGACCGCTCGCTGGCATTCACAGCCGAAACTCTTGTAAAACCCTGAAATGTCCTAAATGTAACTGGCACTACAAGTATCAAGAAACTCTTGAGATacatatgaaagaaaaacatcCGGAAAACGAAACATCCTGCATCTATTGCATCGCAGGTCAACCGCATCCCAGGTTAGCACGTGGTGAAACCTACACCTGTGGCTACAAACCATACAGATGCGAAGTGTGCAATTATTCTACTACGACAAAAGGCAATCTCAGTATACACATGCAGAGTGACAAGCATCTCAACAACATGCAAGAATTGCAACAGGGCAGTGGGGGTAGCACCGCTACCAGCAACCCCTCCTCGTCTCAGGAGGCGCCAATGCCGACGCGGAGTCCTCATCATCAACAGAATCACAATCCACACCTGGCTGCTCAGAGTAGTAATCAGAGTAAACCGAAGCATTCGTTTCGCTGCGACGTGTGCAACTACGAGACGAATGTCGCGCGGAATCTAAGAATACACATGACAAGCGAGAAACACACGCATAACTCACTCGTTTTGCATCAGAATATTAAGCACATGCAAACATTATCTGTGCTGTCCCAACATCATCAAGCGCAGCAGCATCATCAGCAAGCACAACAACATCAACAACAACTTGAACAATTGCTTCACTTAGGCGGTCTGGATAAACCGCAGCACGCGGAGGCGGCACTGGCTGATATGGCTTACAATCAAGCGCTTCTGATACAAATGATGACCGGCGGTCCATTACCACAACAGCTCCCGCCTGAAATCATGGCGAACATGGCTGCCATGACTAATCTTGGCGGCGATGTTGGACTTTCGCCGGACAGTATGGAACCACCACCGGAACCGGCCGACCAGGATCCCTCCCATCTCTATCACTGTTGTGTCTGCAACAACTTCGCGACGGATTCGCTCGAAGCTCTGGGCCATCATCTGGCCATTGATAGAACGAGAACTCGCGAGGGCGAGATACTTACGGTGTTAAACGcacattttatttgcaaactCTGTTCCTATAAAACCAATCTGAAAGCGAATTTCCAGCTGCATTGTAAGACTGATAAGCATCTGCAGCGGCTGCAACACGTGAACCACGTGAAAGAGGGTGGTCCACGTAACGAATGGAAACTCAAGTACTTGGCGTCACCCACGAGCGCCGCGCAACTGCGCTGCCACGCGTGCGATTACTACACTAACAGCGCCCATAAATTGGCTCTGCATGCAGCTTCGCCCAGACATGAAGCTGCGGCGCTTCTGCTCCGTCATCTTATTGAAGCGAGCAATAACATTCAAAATCCTGCGAAAGTATATCACTGTGCTCTGTGCACATTCAATACCAAGCACCGATTACCGCTTCTGCAACACGTGAAATCCATGCGACATTTTCAAATGGAGCAATTACATCAGCTTCATAGGAGAAGCAGCCTTCAAGGAAACGAGACTCCGCACACAGATATCAGCGATGTGTTTCAGGTACTGAGCGATCCTGATGCACCGAGCACGCAACAACCAAGCCCGACTACACCAACGACTCCGAACGCTACGAGCAGCAACAATG AACGACGAGAGGAAGGTAGTGAATGCGGTAGTGAAGTGAAACAAGAACCGGATAATGATCCAGAACCGGAAGTGGAGCCGGAGAATGATCAAGACGAAATTACGTGTCTATACTGTACGTATCAGCCGACATCGCGGGAAGAATTACGACAACATTTGCAAGTGGCTCACGTTGATTCGGAAGAGAAAACCGAAACAATGAAGGAAGAGCCGACGCCAGAATTATTATGCCCCTTGTGCCAAGATGGTTTCAAGGAACGTCCCGCTCTCGAGAAGCACGTGATGCAAATTCATTCCGTTAACACTGATGGCCTGCAGAGACTATTACTACTGGTGGATCAAAGTCATTGGCTGAATAATCCGAGGAATACTTCAACGCCGGCTGTAACAGTTGCAACGACGCCAACGTCGCCCACGACAACGACGAAACCTCATCAGGAAGAAGACATGAGCGAACGGAGTGGCAACGATGACATCGAGGAAGTCACCAGGACTGTGTGTACTGTGTGTGGTCGAACGTATCGCTCTCCCGAAGACCTTCAGCAACATCACAGAGAAAATCATCCAGCTACTATGCTCACTTTAGCAGTTAGCGAGAAACATGTTTACAAATATCGTTGCGGACAATGCAGTCTCGCTTTCAAGACTTTGGAGAAGGTTCAACAACACTCCCAGTACCATGCGATTAGAGACGCAACCAAATGCACTCTCTGCGGACGATCTTTTCGTTCGGTTCAAGCACTTCAGAGACACTTGGAATCTACTCATGATCTCCATGAAGACGATTTACTTCAGTACAAGCAAAACTTACATGCACATCCATTGTTTCAAGCGCTCACAGAAGAAACGTTAAAGAGACAAAACTTATTTAGCGAACAGAATACGGAAGATGACGCCGGTAGAGGTGACGAAGAGGAAAGTGATGCTAGTGATTCGTCCCCGGGAGGAAAGGAACAACGTCTATTAGaggattatttaaatagtcAAACAATGGCAGAAGATTCTTATCAGGATGCTAACCGAAAATTCAAATGTCATCGATGTAAGGTGGCTTTCACACGTCAGAGCTATCTCACTGGTCATAACAAGACTTTATTGCATCGCAAAGGTGAAAAAATGTCTTATCCAATGGAAAAATATCTGGACCCTAACAGACCGTACAAGTGCGATGTTTGCAAGGAGAGCTTCACACAGAAGAACATACTTCTCGTGCACTACAACAGCGTGAGCCACTTGCACAAGCTAAAGCGAGCGATGGTGCAGGAGCAAGGTAACAATACGTTGATCTCAGTAGTACCTCCGGCCAGCCCGACCGAGTCGCCCGATTCTCAGCAGGATCAGGACAAAAAACCTTACAAATGCAACATCTGCAAAGTCGCGTATAGTCAGGGTAGCACCTTGGATATTCACATGAGAAGTGTTCTTCACCAAACGCGTACTAGTAAACTGCAGGATCTTGCAGCGAGCGGTCAGGTAGACCTTGCTCGGCCATTGATTGAGCAGCCATCGCCGACAAGCCCGACTAGTTCACCTGTTAATAGTAACACTAGTAATGCAAGTGGAATGCTTTGCTGTTCCCGCTGCAGTGCTCTGTTTGTAAATCAAGAACAATTGGCAACGCATCAACAACTATACTGTATTTTTAGTAATCCACTGGCATTATTTCAACAATTGGCTGCATCACAGCAAATGACTTCATCTACTCCGCCTACTAAGACACCGCCTCCTACATCCACGACGCCAGGACCACAACAACACATGCAGCAAGCCACGCAGCATTCGTCGCAGGACATTCTTTCCCAACCGCGACATAAAACCTCGCAAATGTACAAACATCTCTTGGAGAGCTTCGGCTTCGATCTCGTCATGCAGTTCAACGAGAATCACCAAAGACGGCAACGCAAGGAAGAGGAAGCGGCCGCTGCTCTTCAAGCGCAGCAAGAACAACAAAAGCAGGAGCAGCAGAAGCAAGCTCTCGCTGCTCAAGCCGcgcaagagaaagaggaggaagCCGATGAGGCTCAAATGGATGATGACGTAATACCTGAACTTACACGCAGCACTTGCCAGCActgtaataaagaatttagCAGTGTTTGGGTTCTGAAGGCTCATTGTGAAGAAGTCCATCGAGATCTTGTACCACGCGAGTTCCTTGAAAAGTATGCACAGCAGTTCAAGTGTGAATACGAGAAGAAAAGCGTGGTAGTGACTGTCGCGACGTCCTCATCAACCACTACGGCGCCTAGAAGCTCTACTCCCGCTGCTGCACAACCACAAGATCTCAGCTCTGATAAGGAATCgcgcgaaaaagaaaaagaggagagCACTGAATGCAAGGAACGTATTAGTCGAACACCAGAAGCCACGTCGACCACTCCAACGACGACTCCGGCATTGAGTAACACTCCTGTTTCAAGTACAGATTCTGCGACGCCGACTGTATTGCCTACCAATTCGCATCATATTTCACAACAGCAGCAGTCACAACAGAcacagcagcaacaacagcagcaacaTTCACAACTTACATTTGCTCAACAAATGTCCGAAATGCAAGCTGCTTTGAATGCAATGGCGGCGTCGCAACTACAGCAGCATCTGCAACAATATCCCGGATTGATGATGGGAATGATGGGATTACCATTCTCATTGAATGTACCTGCTTTAGCAGCCATGAACTTACAGCCGCCTTTAGTGCCAATGATGTTACCACCACCACCGTATGATGGTGCCGCTGCCGCCGCATATCCACCAATTAATCAAGCAGATCTTCTTGCTAAGCAGCATCTTGCACTTCAACAACAACAGGCGGCGGCAGCA GCGAACGCAGCTGCATCACAGAAACGAGCGCGTACGCGTATCACTGATGAACAACTAAAGATACTACGCGGGCATTTTGATATCAATAATTCTCCCGGTGAGGAACAAATTTTGGAAATGGCCGCTCAGAGCGGTTTGCCGCCTAAAGTTATAAAACATTGGTTCCGAAATACGTTATTCAAGGAGAGACAACGTAACAAGGATAGTccttataatttcaataatccGCCAAGTACCACTCTGAATCTCGAGGAGTATGAAAAGACCGGTGAAGCGAAAGTGACCCCGTTAAATTCTAGCGTATCTGGTAGTTCCTCCGATGATAAAAGTCCAAATAAGCAAGTCACGCCTCCACCTATGCAAAATGCGAGCACATCGCAACTCACCGAGATTAAGCAGGAGATGCCGGAGCAATTACAATGTCAACAACAACAGCAAATTCAACAACATCAAGAAGAGCAACAACATCATTCGCCTGGTAGTTCGGGTGGCCAACAATCACGACCGCATTCTCCTGCGCTCAGTATGAGTTCTGTATTCTCGGGCATCCATCATGACGTTTCGTCTCATCCCCCATCAACCACAAATGCTCCGAGTACTCCAATGTTACCGCCGAAACTTGCGCCTCAAAACTTTGCCAATCCCACTCCAGGAACAGGTAATGTAGTGTCGAACGCGATCGTTGGTATGGCACTTACACCGCAGAGATCTCTGAGCCCGGGCCGCGGACCAACAGATTATTCTTTCGGCGGCAACAGTAATGGCAGCAATACTTCCGGCGGCAGTTCCGGAAAACGTGCCAATCGAACGAGATTTACcgattatcaaataaaagttcTTCAAGAATTTTTTGAGAATAATGCTTATCCGAAGGATGATGATTTAGAGTACCTCAGTAAGCTTCTCGGGTTGAGTCCACGTGTGATTGTGGTATGGTTTCAAAATGCCAGACAAAAGGCGCGTAAAGTCTACGAGAATCAACCCGCCGCTGAGCCTGTAACAGCGGGTGGACGCGAAAATGACGATGGTTCTGGTAGATTTCAAAGAACACCGGGATTAAACtatcaatgtaaaaaatgcCTGTTAGTATTTCAACGATATTACGAGCTTATACGCCATCAGAAGACACACTGCTTCAAAGAGGAAGACGCCAAAAGAAGTGCGCAAGCTCAGGCTGCGGCGGCTCAAGTTGCCGCGGTTCTAAGTTCCGAAGACAGTAACAGTAGCTCTACCACAACTACAAATAATACGGTAGCCAACAATCCGTCGGCCGCTCCTGCGCTCACCGAACAGTTACAACAACCATTGAATACCGCTACGCCTCCTCATCAACATCAGCAGCAGACTCTGTCTCAAACGCATCAACAGTCCCAGCAGCAGTCGCAACAGCAGCAGTCGCAACAACAGCAGTCACAAACGGAATCGAAGGAAAGTAGCTATCAGTGTGAGAAATGCAACTTGGTGTTCGGACGATTCGAGCTTTGGCGCGAGCATCAGCTAGTACATATCATGAACCCGTCCCTGTTTCCGCCAAATTATCCACCTGATACACCTTTCGGAATTCTGCAGCAGCAAGCACTTAATGCTACCTCCGGAGTTACAACGGACACCCCGCATCCGCTCATCGCCATGATGCAGAAAAGAAAATACGAGGACTCTGAGGAGGGAACGGGCAGTGACAACCGTTTAAACTCGGAACATAACGAGCAACCAAAGGACAAACGTTTACGAACCACGATACTCCCGGAACAACTGGATTATCTCTATCAAAAGTACCAGATCGAGTCCAATCCGTCGAGGAAAATGCTGGAAACGATCGCCCGCGAGGTTGGCTTGAAGAAACGTGTGGTGCAAGTGTGGTTCCAGAATACACGTGCTCGCGAACGCAAGGGTCAATTTCGCGCTCACAGTCAAGTGATCAACAAGCGTTGTCCGTTCTGTCCGGCACTGTTCAAAGTAAAGTCCGCTCTGGAATCGCATCTTAGCAGTAAGCACGCCGATCAGGTAGCTCGCGGTGAAGTAAACATCGACAACATCCCGGACGAGGAGCTCTCGATGGAATCCGCTCCTTCAAATTCTAGCACTGCTCATATGATGCCACCGCTGTTTCCACCGCTCAATAGTGACATGGAGGCTATAAAATCTATCAAAACTACTTATTACGAGGAAATGAAGCGATACTTTAGCGAGTTAGCGAACGCTAGTAATGGAAAGCAAGATTTACCATCAATAGCGAATCATCAAAACATTTTCAGCAGTGGCGGCGAATCACCCTTGGATTTGAGTAAACCGGTCGATCTCAGTCGACCCATGAAACTGACTCTGGGCAGTCTAAGTAGCCTTCTCGAAGAGCAACACTCTCTCAACACTGCCGCTCACTTCCGCGGCGGCAGCGACTGTGGACCCTTGACTGATTTATCCGAACGCAGTATCTGCGACGACGATAGCATGAGTGAAACCACGGAATTCCTAGACGATGAAAGTGGCCCGGCGAGTCCGGCTTCGAGTACTCAGAGCTCGAGGCAAGGACCCGCTAGCGGAAGCACCGGGAATACATCTGGGCCGCCAGTGACCAGCGCACAGTCTAGCGGCGGGAACAGCACTGGTCAATCCGGCGGCAAACGGTACCGCACGCAGATGTCAGGCACCCAGGTGAAAGTGATGAAGTCGCTGTTCTCGGATTACAAGACACCGACGATGGCCGAATGTGAGATGCTCGGCCGCGAAATTGGCCTGCCGAAGCGAGTGGTCCAG GTGTGGTTCCAGAATGCTCGTGCCAAGGAGAAAAAAGCCAGGCTGGCGGCGGGTCTGCCGGCCGAGAGCTCAGCCATTCAACCGCATCGCGGACCGACAGGACCGGACGAATGCAGACTTTGCTCTGTGCGCTACTCGGCAAAGACCCCGCTGCAGGAACATGTCTTCTCGCGGCGGCACATCGAATCGGTACGCGTCGCCGTCGAAGAGGGTAGTCTGGTGCCACCGACTCCCGGGGCACCGATCGTGCCCGGAAACGGTGGTGGCAACAGTGGCGGTCCTGGAATCAGCAATTCCCCGGTAGTTGCCACTACCAGTCAACAAATCAGCCAGCAACAACAGTCGGACGAAAATATGATGTACGGATCCGTGTTCCTCCATCCCACGGCAATGTTCCAGtcgcagcagcagcagcagcagcagcagcatccTGCCGGTGCTACAGCCAGCGCAGCTAGCACCACTACCG